From a single Bradyrhizobium sediminis genomic region:
- a CDS encoding caspase family protein, with amino-acid sequence MNSWLSLRTALAWCLAASLLAFAQSAQAAKRVALVIGNNDYRNVPKLQKAVNDARTMGDTLKQLGFSVMVAENQTRAAFSQTLLAFDKAVEPGDTAFFFYAGHGFEIAGQNFLLPTDVPAATEGQEELVRDASILADRVIERLQNKKARTAILVFDACRNNPFERAGTRAVAGGGGLAPMTQLPEGVFSVFSAGPRQTALDRLSNNDDNPNSVFTRTFARELTQPGANLVQVAQRTRRLVSEAAETVRHKQIPVYFDQMVDDVFLNGVAKGQAETAGETAKPAEPLQKVAALPPVQRLAPSNESVNAPIAAFSRHNGGWTVVFSIADPTLGISWRIGETSEFRETGFIDTLDPRTRKRMPNPSIELPADALAATIQVRYVDIQGELQGPFPIRFDPEAALIRDQRKILDMTATSWLSFREFNGLLVYYTHLMSYRCAIREVRVGIDTAMPDKVLKMPPCDPRDPSVIPHEAQPYLKLAPATKSVSVELTYRDGSVSEIKSFRR; translated from the coding sequence ATGAATAGCTGGTTGTCCTTGAGGACCGCTTTGGCGTGGTGTCTGGCGGCGTCGTTGCTGGCGTTCGCTCAATCCGCGCAGGCCGCCAAGCGCGTCGCGCTGGTCATCGGCAACAACGACTACAGGAACGTTCCAAAACTTCAGAAGGCGGTCAACGACGCCCGCACCATGGGCGATACGCTGAAGCAGCTCGGCTTTTCCGTGATGGTGGCGGAGAACCAGACGCGGGCGGCGTTCAGCCAGACGCTGCTGGCGTTCGACAAGGCGGTCGAGCCCGGCGACACCGCGTTCTTCTTCTACGCCGGCCACGGCTTTGAGATCGCCGGACAGAACTTTCTGTTGCCGACCGACGTGCCCGCGGCGACCGAGGGCCAGGAAGAACTGGTGCGCGACGCCTCGATCCTGGCAGACCGCGTCATCGAACGGCTGCAGAACAAGAAGGCGCGTACCGCCATTCTGGTGTTCGACGCCTGCCGCAACAATCCGTTCGAACGCGCCGGCACCCGCGCGGTCGCCGGCGGCGGCGGTCTGGCGCCGATGACGCAATTGCCGGAGGGCGTGTTCTCGGTATTTTCGGCGGGCCCGCGGCAGACCGCGCTCGACCGGCTCTCCAACAACGACGACAATCCCAATTCGGTGTTCACGCGGACCTTCGCCAGGGAGCTGACGCAGCCCGGCGCCAATCTCGTGCAGGTCGCGCAGCGCACCCGGCGCCTCGTCAGCGAGGCGGCGGAGACCGTGCGCCACAAGCAGATCCCGGTTTATTTCGACCAGATGGTCGACGACGTGTTTCTGAACGGCGTTGCGAAGGGGCAGGCCGAAACCGCCGGGGAAACTGCAAAACCCGCCGAGCCCTTGCAGAAGGTCGCTGCCTTGCCGCCGGTGCAGCGCCTTGCGCCGTCGAACGAAAGCGTCAATGCGCCGATCGCCGCATTCTCCCGCCACAATGGCGGCTGGACCGTGGTGTTCTCGATCGCCGATCCGACGCTCGGGATTTCATGGCGGATCGGCGAGACCAGCGAATTCCGCGAGACCGGTTTCATCGACACGCTCGATCCGCGCACCCGCAAGCGGATGCCCAACCCGTCGATCGAATTGCCCGCCGACGCGCTGGCGGCGACGATCCAGGTCCGCTATGTCGACATCCAGGGCGAATTGCAGGGGCCGTTTCCGATCCGGTTCGATCCGGAAGCGGCGCTGATCCGCGACCAGCGCAAGATCCTCGACATGACCGCGACCAGCTGGCTGTCGTTCCGCGAGTTCAACGGGCTCCTGGTCTATTATACCCACCTGATGTCGTATCGCTGCGCGATCCGCGAAGTGCGCGTCGGCATCGATACGGCGATGCCGGACAAGGTGCTGAAGATGCCGCCGTGCGATCCCAGGGATCCCAGCGTCATTCCGCACGAGGCGCAGCCCTACCTGAAGCTCGCGCCCGCGACCAAATCGGTCTCGGTGGAATTGACCTATCGCGACGGCAGCGTTTCCGAGATCAAGAGTTTCAGGCGCTGA